One Malania oleifera isolate guangnan ecotype guangnan chromosome 9, ASM2987363v1, whole genome shotgun sequence DNA segment encodes these proteins:
- the LOC131164457 gene encoding uncharacterized protein LOC131164457 produces the protein MDPCPFVRLLVGKLALKFPLTSKPSFTGVHPTTSPFFCTVKLNNFPAQMTPLPLVPQEQLLPLDSTPHLQTPPICFNFNQMDIHKMLQSKLFAHKSKPCLKISVYTGRPAVTCGLRSRKLLGSVLIPLDLQGLESRSSVFHNGWVSVGSESPKKSPAAQLYLNVTAEPSPRFVFQFDGEPECSPQVFQVQGNIRQPVFSCKFGFRNSGDRMLRSRSSLGVGTEKEHNPKERKGWSVTVHDLSGSPVAAASVVTPFVPSPGSDRVSRANPGAWLILRPGDGTWKPWGRLEAWRERGSGDGGLGYRFELFPDGSGATGITVADSTLSAKKGGKFTIDIAGASTANSPFASPGSSFDLGSGSWLGSGSGSWSGSGSWVYSMYKGFVMSSTVEGAGRCSKPAVEVGVEHVKCTEDAAVFVALAAAVDLSMDACRLFSQKLRSELRQESQECVV, from the coding sequence ATGGATCCGTGCCCTTTCGTTCGGCTTCTCGTCGGGAAATTGGCTCTGAAGTTCCCGCTGACCTCGAAACCCTCCTTTACCGGGGTTCACCCTACCACTTCTCCCTTCTTCTGCACAGTCAAGCTCAACAACTTCCCCGCCCAGATGACTCCTCTTCCTTTGGTCCCGCAGGAGCAGCTCCTCCCGCTGGACAGTACCCCCCACCTTCAAACCCCACCCATTTGCTTTAACTTCAACCAGATGGATATCCACAAAATGCTCCAATCCAAGCTCTTCGCCCACAAATCCAAACCTTGCCTGAAGATCTCCGTCTATACGGGTCGGCCCGCCGTCACCTGCGGCCTCCGCTCCCGGAAGCTTCTGGGGAGCGTGTTGATACCGTTGGATCTCCAGGGGCTGGAATCCAGGTCGTCCGTTTTTCACAATGGCTGGGTCTCCGTGGGCTCGGAGAGCCCTAAGAAGTCGCCGGCCGCCCAGTTATACCTGAATGTTACGGCGGAGCCCAGTCCAAGGTTTGTCTTCCAGTTCGACGGCGAGCCGGAGTGTAGTCCTCAGGTTTTCCAGGTTCAGGGGAATATAAGGCAGCCAGTTTTTAGTTGCAAATTCGGGTTTCGAAACTCCGGCGATCGTATGTTGCGATCCAGGTCATCGCTTGGAGTTGGAACTGAGAAAGAGCATAACCCGAAGGAAAGAAAGGGCTGGTCTGTCACCGTCCACGACCTCTCCGGCTCGCCGGTGGCCGCCGCGTCTGTGGTCACCCCCTTCGTCCCGTCCCCGGGTTCCGACCGGGTCAGCCGGGCCAACCCGGGCGCCTGGCTCATCCTTCGTCCCGGCGACGGCACCTGGAAGCCGTGGGGCCGCCTAGAAGCGTGGCGGGAGCGCGGTTCCGGCGACGGCGGACTCGGTTACCGCTTCGAGCTCTTCCCCGACGGCAGCGGGGCCACCGGAATCACTGTTGCTGACTCTACGCTGAGCGCCAAGAAGGGTGGCAAGTTCACCATAGACATAGCCGGCGCCAGCACCGCGAATTCGCCGTTCGCCAGCCCAGGCAGCAGCTTCGATCTGGGGTCGGGGTCGTGGCTCGGGTCCGGGTCCGGGTCGTGGAGCGGGTCGGGTTCGTGGGTGTATAGCATGTACAAGGGGTTTGTGATGTCATCGACAGTGGAAGGGGCGGGGAGGTGTAGCAAACCAGCGGTGGAGGTGGGGGTGGAGCACGTGAAGTGCACGGAGGACGCGGCAGTATTCGTAGCTTTGGCAGCGGCCGTCGATCTGAGCATGGATGCTTGTAGGCTCTTCTCGCAAAAGCTCCGGAGCGAGTTGAGGCAGGAGAGCCAGGAGTGTGTCGTTTGA